One window of Medicago truncatula cultivar Jemalong A17 chromosome 2, MtrunA17r5.0-ANR, whole genome shotgun sequence genomic DNA carries:
- the LOC120578105 gene encoding monothiol glutaredoxin-S10, translating to MSFTTLSFPPIMQVLKPTTQMEAAQPPPPSPFKLNTPPCETVFHLTSSNAVVIFSMSSCCMSTVAKQFLISLGVAPTVVELDKQADGPAIRGFLHQLAAGTGTDQPVPAVFIGGKFVGGVQTLMTNHLNGTLIPLLKEVGALWL from the coding sequence ATGTCTTTCACTACTCTCTCTTTCCCTCCAATCATGCAAGTGTTGAAACCAACAACACAAATGGAGGCAGcacaaccaccaccaccttcTCCCTTCAAGCTCAACACACCACCCTGCGAAACGGTGTTCCACCTGACTTCCTCCAACGCAGTGGTGATCTTCAGCATGAGCAGCTGCTGCATGTCGACAGTGGCCAAACAATTCCTCATCAGCCTTGGTGTGGCTCCCACTGTTGTGGAACTGGATAAGCAGGCTGATGGGCCTGCCATCCGGGGTTTCTTGCACCAACTTGCAGCTGGGACTGGGACTGACCAGCCTGTTCCGGCTGTCTTTATCGGCGGTAAGTTCGTTGGCGGTGTACAGACTCTCATGACTAATCACCTCAATGGAACTTTAATTCCTCTTCTTAAGGAAGTTGGAGCTCTTTGGCTCTAA